TATGCGCTCTTGCAGCAGGGGCAGCATGATATCGTAGTCCTGCTTGTCTACATGGGCCGAGATCCGGAATGCCACCAGGTCTCCCTTCGATTCTTCAAGTATTTGCAGCATGGTACTGGTCTGTTTGATGCGTATACTTTGCCTACGGGATGAGCGCCCAGTGCGTTTTCAGTGCGGCGGCTACTCCAGCCGCTTCAGTTCGTTCAGCAACACTTCGTTTGTGGTTTTCTCGGTGCCGTCGGCAAAGCGTATTTTGTAAGGCTCGCCCGTCATACCCGATTTCGACGCCAGTTCGTTTACGAAGCCCCGGGCCGTGCGAATCTTCTCCCGGTGCTTTTCCCACTTGGCCTCCAGGTGCGCGGCGGCGGCCTTGGGAGCATGCTCGCTGCCGTTGCGCACAAAGGTGGCGCCCTCCATTTTAGAGATCAGCTGAATCAGGTGCTCCACCTTTTGCTCCTCGGTATACTTCGCGGCAGTGGTTTTAACGGCCGTAACAGCGGTTGTCTGTGCAGCAGCGGGAGTGGCCACTCCTGCCCCGGCACCAAGTATAAATCCAAGCAGCACATAGCTCTGTAGCTTTGTTTTCATATTATCTGTATGATTATAGCGTTATTATTAGCAAATTACTGCACTTATGTTTCATCTTTAACGTTAATGGGGCGCTGCCGGGTTGAAGGCAGCCACAGGCCAAAAACGTAGTTCACTTTATGAGGAAAATTCTAGCGCTGGCATTTCTGCTGCTGTGCCAGCAAACGGTATGGGCGCAACGCAACATCGAAACCCGCCTTGGCTATAGTTACAACGATGATTTTCAGTTTTCGGATGAATGGCAGTACCTCTCTACTGATATTTATCTTTTTAACGGCAACCGTTTCACGCGGGTGCTCAACGAGCTGGAAACCGGCAAGCACAAACCCAAGAAGAAGTATGGCAACGTGCTGGAGTACCTGCTCATCACGGCGCAGCTCAAAAACATGAAGCTCTTCGGCAACGACGACATCGTGTACCCACTCTACAACTTTTACATCGACCAGGATAAGGATGATTATAAAACCCAGGTAAGCGACCACCAGGAAGTGGTGCGCATCATCGATAAAATGCCCCTGGCCACCAACACCAACATCGATGCCATTATCAACGCAAAGGCTATCACAAACGGGCAGAGCAGCGAGGTGTTCAGCCTGGTGGCTAACCAGCTCACCAACATCTCCAAGCTCACCACGCCCACCGGGGCAGTACTGGCGCTGGTGGGGGAGTTTGGCAACCTGCTTAATGCCCGCACCACCAAGCGCGAGTATAAATTCAGCTCCACCATCCGGCTCTACGAGGGCGAGGACTTTGATACGCGCCTGCACTCGGTGCGCGTGTACGTGTTTGTGCCGGGCGATGTGAAAAAGGTGGACATTAAAACCGTGAAACTGGCGGATTACCTGCAAAAGAACCCGAACAGGCTCGACCGCCGCCAGCTGGAGGAGGCGACTGGCTACAAAGACTATCCGTTTATGGTAGTGGCCAATTACAAATCGCTCTACAAAACGGATGTGCTGACAGGCGACGAGGTGACGCTGGATTTGATTGAGAAGCGCAAGCTAAAGATACAGGCCGCCTACGACCAGAAGCTGATCAACGATGAGACGTTCCGGCAGGAGAAGCTGTACGTGGAGTTTCTCCGCATTTTCGGCGATATGAAGCAGAACCTGAACACCTACCGCCTGAACTACCGCAACAACAGCCCTGAAATCAACGCCAAGAACCTCTTTGCCATCATACAAGAGTACAAGCGGCTGAAAGGCACCTTTGATGCCCGGGAGCGGGAGTTTAAGGGCAGCAGCGGCTACCAGCATATTTTCAAGCCAGAATACGAGGCCATACTTGCCAACGCGGATTTATACCTGGAGGCAGACCATAACCTGAAAAACGGAAAGCTGCTGGTGAAAACGCTCCGCGACCTGGAGAACGAGCCAAAGGCATGGGACACACCAGAGGAGCGGGAAGCCGCTCTGACACGGTTGTATGCGGTGGAGTTGCCAAATGCCGAGTTCCTGTCGGCTTCGGTGGAGGGAGAGGCCATTCTGAAGCTGATCAAAAAACTCGAGGAGCAGCAGTACAACGAGGTGTTCGCGAAGGAGGTGCGCCAGCTAAGCGAAACAGAGGCCGCTGACGAAACCCTGCCGCTGCGCAACGCCCTGCTCGAAAAGGGTACCTCCAGCAAGTGCCAGTCGTGCCGCGAGAAAGTACGCGAGGCCATCACCGATTACAACAAGCGCTACGACAGCTACAAGCTAAAGCAGGCGCTGCGCAACAAAGAAGGCCTGAACCAGGCGGCGGAAACCACGGTGTTCACGTACCTGAAGCGCCAGCTTTGCATCGAGAACAACCTGCAGACCGTATCGGCCACCACCAATGAGGTGCTGGACCAGTACATCAGTCGCATGTATGAGAAGAACCGGGAGTTCGGCAAATCCATCAAGAACCTGGATACGCTGAACAAGATGGAGCTGACCGAAGTGCGTTTGGGCAAAGTGCAGGAGTACAATGCCCGCCTGAAACAGCTGATGGAGGAGGTGCAGTACAACTATGAGCTCCTGTACACTTTGGACAAAAACCTCTGCAACTGCGGCGATGCCGGCTAGGCAGCGGGCATAACCCTGCCCGAACCGCTCTCGTTTCGAGAGTATGGAAGAGGCTACTGACACCATTAACCTTATTTTCGGCATCCACGACCAGACCCTAACCTGGTGGCAGATGTCTTTCAGAGCCGTGGGGGTATTCTTCGCGGCTCTTGCCA
Above is a window of Pontibacter akesuensis DNA encoding:
- a CDS encoding DUF5329 family protein, which codes for MKTKLQSYVLLGFILGAGAGVATPAAAQTTAVTAVKTTAAKYTEEQKVEHLIQLISKMEGATFVRNGSEHAPKAAAAHLEAKWEKHREKIRTARGFVNELASKSGMTGEPYKIRFADGTEKTTNEVLLNELKRLE